In Pseudomonas sp. LRP2-20, the genomic window ATGGATGCCTGAAGCGATTCAAGTCAACCTGGCCGGCGTTGGTCGGTGCAGATTTCGCGGACTCTGCCCGCGGCCAGCGGCTCTACCAGGCTTGGCATGCCCAAGCCGCTCAATTGTCCGCGCAAGACCAGATCCGCTGGTGCAATGGCATGAAGCACTTCGACGTCAGCAACCAGTTGCCGCTTATCCAAGCCGCGACCCTGGTGCTCGCAGCCGAAGGAGACTCCATGAGCCCACGCTCGGAAGCCGAGGAAATCAGCCTCCGCATCGCTCACGCCCGACAGATAACCCTGGCGGGCGACGGCCATGTGTTCAACATCCCCCACGCCCATGCCTTCAACCTGGCGATAGGTGCCTTCCTGCAGGAGCAACCTCACGATGCGTAACCTGCCAAACAAAGCGTGCGTCGGCTTGTTGGCCGTCCTGATCGGATTGAACCTGCGCCCCATCATGGCCGCCATCGGCCCATTGCTGGGAACACTGCAGCATGAACTGGGCCTGAGCAACGCAGAAGGCGGCCTGCTGACGACTCTGCCGGTCATGATGATGGGCCTGTTTGCGCTCTCCGGCCCATGGCTGCTGCGCCTTGCGGGTGAAGTCAACGGCGTGGCGCTGGGTATCTCGCTGATTGCCATGAGTTGCGCCGCGAGGGCCTATGTAACGTCGAGTTCGGCACTGATCGCCACAGCGGCTCTGGGAGGTGTCGGCATTGCAGTGATCCAGGCATTGATGCCCGCGTTCATCAAGCGCAGTCACCCTGATAGCGGGGGTATGCTGATGGGGTTGTTCACCACGGGCATCATGGGCGGCGCAGCTCTGGCCGCCGCCTTTGCGGCCCCTGGCGCGGCCCTGATGGGTTGGCAGCTGACCTTGGGGGTGGCGGCTTTGCCGGCATTGCTCGGATTGCTCGCCTGGTTGTTCGCCGTCGGTCGCCACCCCGTTAGCCGCAGCGATGCCCGCTTGCCATACAGAAACGGGCGAGCCTGGTTGCTGCTGTTGTTCTTCGGTCTTGGTACCGGGGCCTATACGCTGGTGCTTGCCTGGCTTGCGCCGTTCTATGTCGAATTGGGCTGGACTGCCGCTGATGCCGGTTACCTGTTGGCAGCCCTTACTCTGACGGAAGTCTTCGCCGGCCTGCTGGTTTCAGCCCTCATTCAACGCTACCCCGACCGAAGGCAGCCGCTGACGATGGTGATAATCCTGCTACTTGTGGGCTTGGCATGCTTGATGATCGCTCCGCTGCAGCTCGCGATAGCGGCCACTATATGCCTGGGGCTGGGCATCGGTGCACTTTTCCCGCTTTCGCTCATCGTCACCCTCGACCACGCCGACTCGCCAGCGCAAGCCGGTGCACTCCTGGCATTCGTACAAGGTGGTGGCTACCTGATTGCCGCCACCGTACCGCTGATGGCCGGTGTAGTGCGCGACCACCTCAGTTCCTTGCACTGGGCTTGGGCAATAATGGTCATTGGCACCTTGCTGCTACTGGGGCTGTCCGCCCTGCTGCGCCCAACAACCAGGCATTCGCCAGAATGCGCCCCGCAGAGCATGAACCGGTAAGTGCCAGTGGCCTCCTGCAGTCAGTCTGCCAACGGCCACTGCGCCAGCGGCCAGTAACGGCCTTTGCGCGATTCGTACAGGGTGAAGTGCCTGGCGCTGAAATGGAAATCAGGTGCCACGGCCGCCTCCGGGGCCTGGCCGTGGAAGTCCCGTGACAAGGTGAGGTGCGGGCGGTAGTCACGGGCCTGTTCCTCGAACCCCAGCGGCAACAACGCCTGTTGCAGGCCATAGACCAACTGGCGCAAGGCAGCTGGCGTTTCCTGTGGTTCCAGCACCAACACATTGGCCCGCGGCCAGGTTTTCAGCTGATCCAGCAGCAAGCGCAACGGCGCGCCCGGCCGCGCCAGGTTGTCCACCGCCGCGCACACGGCAGGCACCTGGGCCGCATCCACATCACCCAGAAACAGCAAGGTCAGATGGAAGTTTTCGCTGGGCACCGGCTTGCCGCTGCGCAGGCCCAGACCGCGCCGCCACTGGCTTATCGCACGGCGTTGGGCGTCGCTGACGGGCAAGGCGAAAAACAGGCGTTTGAAGGGGGCGCCACTGGGGCGAATGTCCTGGACCATGGCGATCTCCACTGCACGAATCGTTTGCGCACACCATAGGCCATTACACCAAAGTCATCCGGCATTGGCGTAACAATATGTACAAACTCCCCCCATGATTGTTTATGCTGCCGGACTTATGCCATGGCGCATGGCCATTTTTCGACAAGTAACCGTCCATGAAAATTGCACTCGTACTGATCTTCGTCCTCTCGATCGCCTATGTTCACCTGCGCGGTCGGGTACGCCACAAGCTGACCCGTCAGCTGGGCGACCACTCCAGCTTCCTGGCCCCGGTCAACAGCTTCCTGTATCTGTTCTCCAAGCACCCGGCCAAGCCTTACCTGCCGGTGGAAGCCTTCCCCGAGCTGCAGCCGCTCAAGGATCACTGGCAGGAGATCCGCGCCGAAGCCCAGCAGCTGCTGCACGTGGGCGAAATCAAGAAGTCCGACAATTATGACGATGTCGGTTTCAATTCGTTCTTCAAGACCGGCTGGAAGCGCTTCTACCTGAAGTGGTACGGCGAAAGCCACCCGTCGGCCATGACCCTGTGCCCACGCACCACCGAGCTGCTGCAAGGCATCGGCACGGTCAAGGCGGCGATGTTCGCCACCCTGCCACCGGGCGCCAAGCTGGTCCGTCACCGTGACCCGTATGCCGGCTCGTACCGCTTCCACCTTGGCCTGGACACGCCCAACGATGACGGCTGCTACATCGATGTGGACGGCGAGAAATACTCCTGGCGCGATGGCGAGGGCGTGGTCTTCGACGAGACCTACATCCACTATGCAGCCAACACCACCGAGCACAACCGCATCATCCTGTTCTGCGACATCGAGCGCCCGCTGAAGTACCGCTGGGCCACCGCGTTCAACCGCTGGTTCAGCCGTAACGTCATGGCCGCTGCCGCCGCGCCCAACGATGCCGGCGACAAGACCGGCGGCATCAACCGCCTGTTCACCCGCATCTACAAGATCCGCGAGCGTGGCAAGGCGCTGAAGAAGCGCAACCGCATGCGCTACTACCTGGAGAAGTGGCTGGTGGTCGCAGCCCTGGTGCTGGTGTTCGTCTACATCTGATGGCCCGCTTGCGCCTGTCACCGGCTGCCGGCGACAGGCGCAAATTCGACTAGCCTGAAAGCTCCTCCCGCAACCTCCCCAAGGTGAAGACGATGAGCATGATGGACTGGGACGCCTACCGTAAGCAGTTGATGGCCGGCATCGGCGATCTCAAGCAATTGTCCCCCGACACCGTGGCCGGCTACATGACCGCCAGCGGCGCGGGTGCCAAGACCAACCACCTCGACGCCAAGACCCGCGAACTGATCTCCCTGGCCGTGGCCGTCACCACCCGCTGCGACGGCTGCATCGCCGTGCACTCACAGCAAGCCGTCAAGCACGGCGCCACCCGCGAGGAAATCGCCGAGGCCCTGGGTGTGGCCGTGGCGATGAACGCCGGGGCCGCGCTGGTCTACTCGGCCCGCGCCATGGATGCGGTGGGCAAGGCCAACGGCTGAAGG contains:
- a CDS encoding MFS transporter — translated: MRNLPNKACVGLLAVLIGLNLRPIMAAIGPLLGTLQHELGLSNAEGGLLTTLPVMMMGLFALSGPWLLRLAGEVNGVALGISLIAMSCAARAYVTSSSALIATAALGGVGIAVIQALMPAFIKRSHPDSGGMLMGLFTTGIMGGAALAAAFAAPGAALMGWQLTLGVAALPALLGLLAWLFAVGRHPVSRSDARLPYRNGRAWLLLLFFGLGTGAYTLVLAWLAPFYVELGWTAADAGYLLAALTLTEVFAGLLVSALIQRYPDRRQPLTMVIILLLVGLACLMIAPLQLAIAATICLGLGIGALFPLSLIVTLDHADSPAQAGALLAFVQGGGYLIAATVPLMAGVVRDHLSSLHWAWAIMVIGTLLLLGLSALLRPTTRHSPECAPQSMNR
- the lpxO gene encoding lipid A hydroxylase LpxO, whose amino-acid sequence is MKIALVLIFVLSIAYVHLRGRVRHKLTRQLGDHSSFLAPVNSFLYLFSKHPAKPYLPVEAFPELQPLKDHWQEIRAEAQQLLHVGEIKKSDNYDDVGFNSFFKTGWKRFYLKWYGESHPSAMTLCPRTTELLQGIGTVKAAMFATLPPGAKLVRHRDPYAGSYRFHLGLDTPNDDGCYIDVDGEKYSWRDGEGVVFDETYIHYAANTTEHNRIILFCDIERPLKYRWATAFNRWFSRNVMAAAAAPNDAGDKTGGINRLFTRIYKIRERGKALKKRNRMRYYLEKWLVVAALVLVFVYI
- a CDS encoding carboxymuconolactone decarboxylase family protein produces the protein MSMMDWDAYRKQLMAGIGDLKQLSPDTVAGYMTASGAGAKTNHLDAKTRELISLAVAVTTRCDGCIAVHSQQAVKHGATREEIAEALGVAVAMNAGAALVYSARAMDAVGKANG
- the thpR gene encoding RNA 2',3'-cyclic phosphodiesterase — encoded protein: MVQDIRPSGAPFKRLFFALPVSDAQRRAISQWRRGLGLRSGKPVPSENFHLTLLFLGDVDAAQVPAVCAAVDNLARPGAPLRLLLDQLKTWPRANVLVLEPQETPAALRQLVYGLQQALLPLGFEEQARDYRPHLTLSRDFHGQAPEAAVAPDFHFSARHFTLYESRKGRYWPLAQWPLAD